In a genomic window of Sporosarcina trichiuri:
- the spoVT gene encoding stage V sporulation protein T, which produces MKATGIVRRIDDLGRVVIPKEIRRTLRIREGDPLEIFTDRDGEVILKKYSPISELGQFAAEYAETLYQTLGTPALISDRDEIIAVAGLPKKDYLNRQVSADAEELLKQRAMVTEKMEKTVEWVPGQTEHVKSYCVTPIVVNGDTIGAIYLLSKVHFVGEAEQKTAETAALFLAKQMEQ; this is translated from the coding sequence ATGAAGGCAACCGGTATTGTCCGCAGGATCGATGACTTGGGAAGGGTGGTCATCCCGAAAGAAATCCGGCGAACGCTCCGGATCCGGGAAGGGGACCCTCTTGAAATTTTTACGGATCGGGACGGCGAAGTCATCCTGAAAAAGTATTCCCCGATTTCCGAACTCGGCCAGTTTGCAGCGGAATATGCAGAAACACTTTATCAGACATTGGGCACGCCGGCACTTATCAGTGACCGGGATGAAATCATCGCGGTGGCCGGTCTTCCGAAGAAGGACTATTTGAATCGGCAGGTGTCTGCCGACGCTGAAGAGCTGCTGAAGCAGCGGGCGATGGTGACGGAAAAAATGGAGAAGACCGTGGAATGGGTGCCGGGACAGACCGAGCATGTGAAATCCTACTGTGTCACTCCGATTGTTGTGAACGGTGATACCATCGGCGCAATCTATTTATTGTCGAAAGTCCACTTTGTCGGGGAAGCCGAACAGAAGACTGCCGAAACGGCCGCCTTGTTTTTAGCCAAACAGATGGAACAGTAA
- the pth gene encoding aminoacyl-tRNA hydrolase has product MKMIIGLGNPGKQYEMTRHNVGFQAIDLLAEQLDAPAFQTKFNGLYTTVRAGGEKVMLVKPLTYMNLSGECVRPLMDYFEADDEDIAVIYDDLDLTPGKLRLRAKGGAGGHNGVKSLIAHLGTDVFNRVRIGIGRPDGRMAVADYVLGPFSEEEQPLIREAVERSAAACRDWLGRPFLEVMNDYN; this is encoded by the coding sequence ATGAAAATGATCATCGGACTCGGAAATCCGGGTAAACAATATGAAATGACCCGTCACAATGTCGGTTTTCAAGCGATCGATCTGCTGGCGGAACAGCTGGATGCACCCGCCTTCCAGACGAAATTCAACGGTCTCTATACGACCGTCCGGGCCGGCGGTGAAAAAGTGATGCTCGTGAAACCGCTCACCTATATGAACTTGTCCGGCGAATGCGTGCGGCCGCTGATGGATTACTTCGAAGCGGACGATGAGGACATCGCCGTCATCTATGATGATCTCGATCTTACGCCCGGCAAACTGCGGCTGCGGGCGAAAGGCGGGGCTGGCGGGCATAACGGCGTGAAATCCCTTATTGCCCACTTGGGGACCGACGTGTTCAACCGGGTCAGGATCGGCATCGGCCGTCCGGACGGCCGCATGGCGGTAGCGGATTATGTACTGGGTCCTTTTTCCGAGGAGGAACAGCCGCTCATCCGTGAGGCCGTCGAACGCAGCGCCGCTGCCTGCCGCGACTGGCTGGGCAGACCGTTCCTTGAAGTGATGAACGACTATAACTGA
- the mfd gene encoding transcription-repair coupling factor, giving the protein MDSLVNYYRKSAKIGQLADKLAKGQDRQLLTGLTGGAKTLFFQTLQQEIGRPVVIVSPNMLQAQRTYDDLVKQLGEECVHLYPAEELIAADFAFASFELRAGRIDTLSHLASKGQGIYITPVAGLKKLIPTKGRFAAGTLSVSVGDSINMDSWLNRLTGMGYARKDMVTAPGEFALRGGILDIYPLTADDPIRIELFDTDVDSIRTFSAEDQRSTGKLTDVSLQPASEFSWSAGDLLIIADKLEAALAKSLKKVKDETVKENLLETISGDIELMRAGVQPESMVKYAGFAGDQVTTLNTYLPDDALVVFDEINRVQEGAAMLEKDEEEWRLSLLEEGKIVHDAVLSVPFAEVHAALTAQKLYTSLFTRTLPGITVKEVLSYSCKPMQEFHGQMNLLKAETERWQHGGFNVFVVAEGRDRVEKVRSILADYDIQATGNAAAAEAGMITVIDGSLHAGFELPLQHLAVITDGELFKGKPRRKARPQKISNAERIKNYSEIKPGDYIVHVQHGIGKYYGVVTLDVGGVSKDYLDIRYRGEDKLFVPADQIDLVQKYVASGDKEPKLHKLGGAEWKKTKTKVSAAVKDIADDLIKLYAEREAQKGFAFSKDDDLQRSFENAFPYEETDDQLRSIVEVKQDMEKERPMDRLLCGDVGYGKTEVAIRAAFKAVSDGKQVAFLVPTTILAQQHYETMKSRFADFPIEVSLLNRFRSKKQQTETKKGLKNGTVDIVVGTHRLLSKDVAYQDLGLLIVDEEQRFGVTHKEKLKQLKTNVDVLTLTATPIPRTLHMSMIGVRDLSIIETPPANRFPVQTYVMEDNLALVREAIEREMSRGGQVFYLYNRVEDMTKKVDEIRQLVPEARVGFAHGQMGEAALEEIILSFLEGEYDVLVTTTIIETGIDIPNVNTLLVHDADRMGLSQLYQLRGRVGRSNRVAYAYFLYQRDKVLTEVAENRLQAIKEFTELGSGFKIAMRDLSIRGAGNLLGSQQHGFIDSVGFDLYSQMLQEAVEEKQTGISKEDRPDLEISLPINAYLPDTYIKDGYQKIQMYKRVKAIEGEQDFNELWDEMTDRFGDLPFEAELLLRVGRLKAWGKEAGVASIKKQQSVIEIRFSAEGTAKTDGAKLVSKTMAYGRAVGFTMDDGRLVITIDDRKLGKQTEFDVLEKIIQLLRTAEKETAEVDAG; this is encoded by the coding sequence ATGGACTCATTAGTAAACTATTACCGGAAGTCAGCAAAGATCGGGCAATTGGCGGACAAATTGGCGAAAGGCCAGGACCGGCAGCTGCTGACAGGTCTGACAGGAGGCGCAAAGACGCTGTTCTTCCAGACGCTCCAGCAGGAGATCGGCCGCCCGGTGGTCATCGTTTCGCCGAACATGCTGCAGGCACAGCGTACATATGACGATCTCGTCAAACAGCTGGGGGAGGAGTGTGTCCATCTGTATCCGGCAGAGGAACTGATAGCGGCGGACTTTGCATTCGCAAGCTTCGAACTGCGTGCAGGACGGATCGACACGCTCAGCCATCTGGCATCCAAAGGACAAGGCATCTACATCACGCCTGTCGCCGGATTGAAGAAACTGATCCCGACAAAGGGCCGGTTCGCCGCGGGCACCCTTTCCGTATCTGTCGGAGACAGTATCAATATGGACAGCTGGCTGAATCGGCTGACCGGCATGGGGTATGCCCGGAAAGACATGGTCACCGCTCCCGGGGAATTCGCTTTACGGGGCGGAATCCTGGATATCTATCCGCTGACGGCGGACGATCCGATCCGGATTGAGCTGTTCGACACCGATGTGGATTCAATCAGGACATTCTCGGCCGAAGACCAGCGTTCCACGGGCAAACTGACAGACGTCAGCCTGCAGCCGGCATCCGAATTCTCCTGGTCTGCCGGGGATCTGCTGATAATCGCAGACAAGCTGGAAGCGGCACTTGCCAAGAGCCTGAAAAAAGTCAAAGACGAGACAGTCAAAGAGAATCTGCTGGAGACGATCTCCGGGGATATCGAACTGATGAGAGCTGGCGTCCAGCCGGAAAGCATGGTGAAGTACGCCGGCTTCGCGGGGGACCAGGTCACGACCCTCAACACCTACTTGCCGGATGATGCGCTTGTCGTTTTCGATGAAATCAACCGGGTCCAGGAAGGCGCGGCCATGCTTGAGAAAGACGAAGAGGAATGGCGCCTGTCGTTGCTGGAAGAAGGAAAGATCGTACATGACGCGGTGCTGTCTGTGCCGTTTGCTGAAGTGCATGCCGCGCTCACTGCCCAAAAGCTGTATACGTCCCTGTTTACACGGACCCTCCCGGGAATTACGGTGAAGGAAGTGCTGTCCTATTCCTGCAAGCCGATGCAGGAGTTCCACGGACAGATGAACCTGCTGAAAGCGGAGACGGAGCGCTGGCAGCATGGCGGCTTCAATGTATTCGTTGTCGCAGAAGGGCGCGACCGGGTCGAAAAAGTCCGGTCCATCCTGGCCGATTATGATATTCAGGCAACCGGGAACGCGGCTGCTGCGGAAGCCGGCATGATCACAGTCATCGACGGCAGTCTCCATGCCGGGTTCGAGCTGCCGCTGCAGCATCTCGCTGTCATCACGGACGGTGAACTGTTCAAAGGGAAACCGAGGCGGAAAGCCCGTCCGCAGAAAATCTCGAACGCGGAACGCATCAAAAACTATTCGGAAATCAAACCCGGCGATTATATCGTGCACGTCCAGCACGGCATCGGTAAGTATTATGGTGTCGTGACCTTGGATGTCGGCGGTGTCAGCAAGGACTATCTCGATATCCGCTACCGCGGCGAAGATAAGCTGTTCGTGCCGGCCGATCAGATCGACCTCGTACAGAAGTATGTCGCATCCGGTGACAAAGAGCCGAAGCTCCACAAGCTCGGCGGGGCGGAATGGAAGAAGACGAAGACGAAAGTGTCAGCAGCCGTGAAAGACATCGCCGATGACCTCATCAAGCTGTATGCGGAGAGGGAAGCCCAGAAAGGGTTCGCCTTCTCGAAAGACGATGACCTGCAGCGGTCCTTCGAAAATGCATTCCCTTATGAAGAGACGGACGATCAGCTCCGGTCCATTGTCGAAGTGAAGCAGGACATGGAGAAGGAACGGCCGATGGACCGGCTGCTCTGCGGGGACGTCGGGTATGGCAAGACGGAAGTGGCCATCCGTGCTGCATTCAAAGCTGTATCGGACGGCAAGCAGGTCGCATTCCTCGTGCCGACGACAATTCTCGCCCAGCAGCATTACGAGACGATGAAGTCGCGGTTCGCCGACTTCCCGATCGAGGTCTCCCTGCTCAACCGGTTCCGGTCGAAAAAACAGCAGACAGAGACCAAGAAAGGACTGAAGAACGGCACGGTCGATATCGTCGTGGGCACACACCGCCTGCTGTCGAAGGACGTTGCCTATCAGGACCTCGGCCTGCTGATCGTCGACGAGGAACAGCGGTTCGGCGTCACACACAAAGAAAAGCTGAAACAGCTGAAGACGAATGTCGATGTACTGACACTCACCGCGACGCCGATTCCGAGAACGCTGCATATGTCGATGATCGGTGTACGCGACCTGTCGATCATCGAAACACCGCCAGCTAACCGGTTCCCTGTCCAGACCTATGTCATGGAGGATAACCTGGCGCTGGTGCGCGAGGCAATTGAGAGGGAGATGTCCCGCGGCGGACAAGTGTTCTACTTGTATAACCGGGTGGAGGATATGACGAAAAAGGTTGATGAGATCCGTCAGCTGGTGCCGGAAGCCCGTGTCGGATTCGCACACGGACAGATGGGGGAAGCGGCGCTGGAAGAGATCATCCTCAGCTTCCTCGAAGGGGAGTATGATGTCCTCGTGACCACGACGATCATCGAGACAGGAATCGATATCCCGAACGTCAATACGCTGCTCGTCCATGACGCCGACCGCATGGGCCTGTCCCAGCTGTATCAGCTGCGAGGCCGTGTCGGACGGTCGAACCGGGTTGCCTATGCCTATTTCCTGTATCAGCGCGACAAAGTGCTGACGGAAGTGGCGGAGAACCGTCTGCAGGCCATCAAGGAATTCACGGAACTCGGCTCCGGATTCAAAATTGCAATGCGTGACCTGTCCATCCGGGGAGCCGGGAATCTGCTCGGATCCCAACAGCACGGATTCATCGATTCGGTCGGGTTCGATCTCTATTCCCAGATGTTGCAGGAAGCCGTGGAGGAGAAACAGACCGGCATCTCGAAAGAAGACCGGCCTGACCTGGAGATCTCCCTGCCGATCAATGCCTATCTGCCGGATACGTACATCAAGGACGGCTACCAGAAGATCCAGATGTATAAACGCGTGAAAGCGATTGAGGGTGAGCAGGATTTCAACGAACTGTGGGACGAGATGACCGACCGGTTCGGCGATCTGCCGTTCGAAGCGGAACTGCTGCTTCGCGTAGGCCGCCTGAAAGCGTGGGGGAAAGAAGCGGGCGTTGCCTCCATCAAAAAACAGCAGTCCGTCATCGAAATCCGGTTCTCCGCTGAAGGGACCGCGAAGACGGACGGTGCGAAACTCGTCTCGAAAACGATGGCCTATGGCCGTGCTGTCGGCTTCACGATGGATGACGGCCGGCTGGTCATCACGATCGATGACCGGAAACTCGGTAAACAGACGGAGTTCGATGTGCTTGAAAAGATCATACAGCTGCTGCGGACAGCCGAGAAAGAAACTGCCGAAGTGGATGCCGGATAG
- a CDS encoding anti-sigma-F factor Fin, which produces MVTYRCGHCRTEIGSVPFASVKETIAELQKSDDGFLSEHGRGSFEIRCICEQCEDSLSMFPEYYTVEKWLQ; this is translated from the coding sequence ATGGTCACCTACCGCTGCGGGCATTGCCGGACGGAGATCGGCTCCGTGCCATTTGCGTCCGTGAAGGAAACGATCGCTGAACTGCAGAAATCGGATGACGGGTTCCTGTCCGAGCACGGCCGGGGATCCTTCGAAATCCGCTGTATCTGCGAACAGTGCGAAGACTCGCTGAGCATGTTCCCCGAGTACTATACAGTTGAAAAGTGGCTTCAGTGA